The following proteins are encoded in a genomic region of Acipenser ruthenus chromosome 4, fAciRut3.2 maternal haplotype, whole genome shotgun sequence:
- the LOC131737055 gene encoding uncharacterized protein LOC131737055, whose amino-acid sequence MLDRTPCTRLSCFAHTLQLVVRDGIKKPSVYTRAAMGKYCKLANLSHESTIFREAFENTFGAGRSIPSTNSTRWNSLHRQIKIIVSLDQYKLGQLLREQQLEHLLPTPRDHAALTEFVNVLQAFAEATDLVQGDQYTTIGSVMPSVIALHRHLKDLHGLIRYQRSLVDALLQSLHIRFSGLFNLLQITQDHSDRQDPKPFSEMLYPMASVLDPTFGFLWLEADHPGNDQMKSKIREEIIDEIVNQVDLMCPREIAGP is encoded by the exons ATGTTAGATAGGACACCATGCACTCGCTTGTCATGCTTTGCACACACGCTGCAACTTGTTGTAAGAGATGGAATAAAGAAGCCTTCAGTGTACACCAGAGCAGCAATGGGAAAATACTGCAAATTAGCAAATCTTTCTCATGAAAGCACCATATTCCGTGAagcatttgaaaatacatttggagCAGGAAGATCAATTCCAAGTACAAATTCAACCCGCTGGAATAGTTTGcatagacaaatcaaaatcattGTGTCCTTGGATCAGTACAAATTAGGTCAGTTACTGAGAGAACAGCAGCTGGAGCATCTTCTACCGACACCCAGAGATCATGCAGCCTTGACAGAATTTGTTAATGTTCTGCAGGCTTTTGCTGAAGCAACAGACCTGGTACAGGGTGACCAGTACACCACAATTGGATCTGTGATGCCTTCTGTCATAGCACTACATAGGCACTTAAAGGACTTGCATGGTCTAATTCGCTATCAGAGATCTCTTGTAGATGCACTTCTACAATCCCTTCACATAAGGTTCAGTGGACTTTTTAATTTGCTACAAATTACCCAAGACCACAGTGACAGACAGGATCCAAAGCCTTTTAGTGAGATGCTCTACCCAATGGCCAGTGTTCTTGATCCCACATTTGGGTTTCTGTGGTTGGAAGCAGACCATCCCGGCAATGACCAAATGAAAAGCAAGATACGAGAAGAAATCATTG atgAAATTGTGAACCAAGTAGACCTGATGTGCCCCAGAGAAATTGCAGGCCCATAA